GTCGGCGTCCGGTTTCAGCGTCCCCATCTCGATGAGCGTGTCGAGGATGGCGTCGGTGTCCTGCTCGGCGACGGCCATGTAGAAGTCGACGATCTTCTCCTGGATGAACGCGTCCACGTACCCCGACATACCGAAGTCGTAGAACACGAGCGTCCCGTCGTCCTGCACCGCGAGATTCCCCGGATGGGGGTCGGCGTGGAACACGCCGTCCTCGACGATCATCTGGAGGTAGACCCGCTGGAGCGTCTCGGCGACCGCCGTCCGGTCGACGCCGAGGTCGTCCAGTTCCCGGATGTTCGAGATCTTGGTCCCCTCGACGTACTCCATCGTGAGGACCCGTCCCGTCGAGCGGGACCGGTCCACGTCCGGGATGCGGACTCGCCGATCGTCGGCGAAGTTCTCGCTGATCTCTTCGAGCATCCGGCGTTCCCGGCCGTAGTCCATCTCCTGGCGGATCGTCTTGGCGAACTCGTCGGCCAGCGTCTCCAGCGAGAACGACCGCGTCTCGTCGACGAACCGCATGATGATCGGCAGCGACCACCGGATCACCCGCAGGTCGGCCTCCACGAGGTCCTCGACGCCCGGCCGGCGCACCTTCACCGCGACGGGGCCGTTCTCGGTCTCGGCGTAGTACACCTGCCCGAGACTCGCGCCGCTGATCGACTCGGTGTCGAAGTTCTCGAAGTTCTCCTCGACCGGCCCCAGTTCGCCTTCGAGGACCTGCTTGGCCTCGGCCCACGGAGCCGGGGGGACCTCGTCCTGCAGTTTGGTGAACTCGTCGATGTACTCGGGGGGCAGGACGTCCGGCCGGGTCGAGAGCAGTTGGCCGAGTTTGATGAAGGTCGGGCCCAGCGTCAACAGCGAGTCGAGCAGGGCCGCAGCTCGCTCCCGGCGCTGTTCGGCCGAGACCTGCCGGGAACTGCCGAAGAGCAGGAACCGGTTACGGTCGCGGGCGTAGGCGAGCAACAGCGGCAGGAACTGGCGTGCGACGGTGACGAACCGTCGGTACGCGCGGAGGTTCACCGGACGGCCACCCCGACCTCAGGCCTCGGCGTCCTCGATGGGGATGGACGTTTCCGGCTGGGCTCCGGCCTTGGGCAGGCGGAGTTCGAGGACGCCCCGGTCGACGGTGCCCTCGGCGTCGGCACCCGTCGCGTCGGGCGGCAGGGGGAGTTCGGCGTCCAGAAAGAGCGCGCGCTCCTCCTCGACGTACCGGAACTCCGTCGGGAGATCCTTCTCGCGCCGCGCCTCGATCTCCAGGCGGCCGGCCGTCACCTGCACGTCGACGGTCTCGGCCGTCGCTCCCGGCAGGTCGATCACCAGGAGGTAGGCGTCCTCTGACTCCAGCAGGTCCGCGAACACCGTCTCGGGGAGGTCCCGCAACGCATCGCGCAGCGCTGACATGCGCAGTTCTAAGGACGCATGGGCGAAAAAGCCCGCGGTCCCGTGCCGTGTCCACGTTACACACCTGTTCGCCCGACGCTTTTTGCCCGCCCCGGTCTAACTCCCGGCCATGACTGACCCACGCGAGTCGGGCTTCAAGGACGTGACGCCGCTCGCCGACGCGCGCGAGCGGCTTCGCGAGGCGGTCTCGCCCCACGACCGGACCGAGACCGTCCCGCTCTCGACGGCCGCCGGCCGGACCGTCGCCGAATCCGTGGCGGCCCGCCGCGCCGTCCCGCACTACGACCGCGCGGCCATGGACGGGTTCGCCGTCCGGGCCGAGGACACCTTCGGCGCTGGCGACCGCTCCCCCGCAGTGCTCCGACTGGGCGGCCACGCCGAGGACGGCGACGAGGTCGGCCCCGACGAGGCCGTCCGCGTCCACACCGGGAGCGAACTCCCGCCCGGAGCCGATGCGGTGGTGATGGTCGAACAAATAGACACCGTCGCGGAGGACGTCGAGATCTTCGACGCCGTCGCCGAAGGAGAGAACGTCGCGCCCGCCGGCGAGGACGTCGAATCCGGCCGCTCGCTCTACGACCCCGGCCACCAGTTGCGCCCCTCGGACATCGGCCTCCTGAAATCGACCGGCGTCACCGAGATCGAGTGTTACCAGCCCCCGACCGTCGGCGTCGTCCCGACCGGCGAGGAACTCGTTCAAACTGATCCCGACCCGGGCGAGATCGTCGAGACCAACGGGTTGACCGTCGCCCAGTACGTCGAGCGCTGGGGTGGGGTTCCCGAGTACCGCACCGTCGTCACAGACGACGAACACGCCCTCCGGGCGGCGATCCAGCGCGACCTCACGAAGGACGTGATCGTCACTACCGGCGGCTCCTCGGTGGGCGAACGGGACCTCCTGCCCTCCGTCGTCGACGACCTCGGCGAGGTGCTGGTCCACGGGATCGGCGTCAAACCCGGCCACCCCGCCGGCTTCGGCGTCGTCGAGGACACGCCCGTGATCATGCTCCCCGGCTACCCCGTGGCCTGCATCGTCAACGCGGTCCAGCTCCTGCGCCCCGCTGTGAAGTGGGCCGGGCACATGCCGCTCGAACCCCATCCCGAGACCGAGGCCGTCCTCGACCGGAAGATCGCCAGCGAACCCGGCGTCCGGACGTTCGCCCGCGTCGAACTCGACCGGGACGGCCGCGGAATCGACGAGTCGGAGGACCCACCGCGAGCCACGCCGACCAGGGCGAGCGGCGCGGGCGTGCTCTCTTCGGTCGCGCTGGCCGACGGCTGGGTCGTCGTCCCCGAGGAACGCGAGGGGATTCCCGAGGGTGAACGCGTCGCCGTGCAGGACTGGGAGTGGTATCCATGACCGATAGGAAAGAGTTCCGCGACCTCGCGCCGCCCGAGGACGCCCACGAGGCCATCGCCTCGCTGGATCTGGGCGGCGGGACCGAGACCGTTCCCCTCCGGGAGGCCCGGGGCCGCGTGCTCGCCGAACGGGTCGACGCCGAACTCGACGTGCCGGGGTTCGACCGCGCCTCGATGGACGGCTACGCGGTCCGGGCGCGGGACACCTTCGGCGCGGACGAGGCCGATCCCGCCGAACTCGACCTCGTGGGCGAAGTCCACGCCGGCGCGGAACCCGACGTGACCGTCGAGGAGGGCACTGCCGCCGAAATCTCGACGGGGGCGGTGATGCCGCCCGGCGCGGACTCGGTAGTGATGGTGGAGAAAACCGACGAGGCAGAGGGTAACGACGAAGTCTTCGTCCGCACCTCGCTGGCCCCGGGCGACAACGTGATGCTCGCGGGCGCTGACGTGGCCGCCGGCGAGCGCACGCTCGGCCCCGGAACGGAACTCACGCCCCGCGAGATCGGCCTGCTGTCGGCGCTCGGGATCGAGGAGGTGCCAGTCCGCGCGAAACCCCGCGTCGGCATCGTCTCGACCGGCGACGAACTCGTCCGGCCCGGCGGGGACCTGAATTCGGACGCGGGCCAGATCTACGACGTCAACAGCTACACCGTCGCGACCGCCGTCGAGGAGGCCGGCGGCGAGGCCGTCCTCTACCCCCACGCCGGCGACGATTACGAGGAGATGGAGCGCATCCTCACCGAGGCCGCCGAGGAGTGTGACCTCGTCCTTTCCTCTGGGTCGACCAGCGCCTCCGCCGTCGACGTGATCTACCGCGTGATCGAGGAGCGCGGCGACCTCCTCCTGCACGGCGTCGCGGTCAAGCCCGGCAAGCCCATGCTGATCGGCCGCCTCGACGGCGGCGACTCCCCGTCGGCCTACGTCGGCCTGCCGGGATACCCCGTCTCCGCGCTCACGATCTTCAGAACCTTCGTCGCCCCCGCGATCCGCGAGGCTACAGGACTCCCCGAACCCCGAACCGCCACCGTCGACGGTCGGATGGCCGTCGAGGAGCGCTACGGGGAGGGCCGGCGTCGGCTGATGCCAGTAGGACTCGTCGAAGACGGCGCTGGCCCGGAGGGACAGCGAGCCGGAGGCGGCAACGCCGCCGGAGCGCGCGGCGACACGCTCGTCTACCCCGTCGACAAGGGAAGCGGCGCGACGACGAGCCTCGTCGAGGCCGACGGGATCGTCGACGTGCCGCCCGAGACCGAGTACCTCGCGGCCGGCGAGTCCGTCGAGGTCCAGCTGTTCTCGCCCGACGTTCGCCCACCCTCGCTCTACGCCGTCGGCGAGGACGACCCGGCGCTCTCCCGACTTCTCGACCGCCTCGACCGACCGCGCTACCTCTCGCTCGGGACCAGAGAGGGTCTGCGCCGCCTCCGCAACGGCGTCCCCGACGCGGCCGTCGCTGCCGGCGACCCCGAGATCGCGGCCGATCACGAAGTCCTCGGCGGCTGGACCCGCGAGTGGGGGCTCGTGGTTCCCGAGGGCAATCCCAACGACGTCAGCGATGTGGCCGCCCTCGTGGATCGCGACCTGCGGCTGATCAACCGTGGGACGGACTCCGGCCTGCGGACCGCACTGGACGACGCCGTCGCCGCGCTGGCCGAGGAGCGCGACGCCTCCCGGCGAGAGTTGACCGACGCAATCGACGGCTACGAACTCACCGTGAAAGCCCACGAGAGCCCGGCCCGGAAGGTGCTGGCCGGCGAGGCCGACGCGGGACTGGGCCTGCGAGCGACCGCCGCGAAACTCGACCTCGGGTTCGTTTCGCTGGGCGAGCAGGACGTTCGGGTGCTGGCCAATCCCGACCGGACCGGGAAAGCGGGCGTCGAGGGCCTCCGGACCGCAGTCGAGAATGTCGAGTCGGTGCTGGCCGACCTGCCGGGGTACCGGCCGGCCTGATGTGGCCGGAGTGAAGTGCCGGCGACTCGTATCGCCGCGGGGATGGACTGGGATCGGTTCTACGGCGTCCAGCAGTTCGCCGTCTTCGCCGTCCTCGCACACCTGCCGCTGGTCGTCGAGGCGTCGCTGTCGCTTCCGCTACTGGTCGGCTGGTACGTCACCATGCTCGCGGTCGCGTGTCTGGCGCTCGTGACGAACCTCGGGTGGCCGGCGCTGGCCCGGGAGTACGAGACCGAACTCGGTGCCCTGGAGGTCGGTCTCTGTGGCGTCGGCTGTGCCATCGTGACGGTCGTTCTGGTACAGACCCCCGACCCGACGCGGTACACGTACGGGCTGGCCGCCGTGGCTGGTGTGGCGGCGGTCGGGCTCGCGGGGGCGAGTCTTTCAAATGGACTGTCACATTTATTCCCGTGGCGTCGGTAACCCGAACCGATGGCCCCGAGCCGCTCACGCGACGTGCGATCGATGGCACTCCTCGCGGGCGTCGTCTGCGCCGCAACGACGGTTTTCGGCGTGGTCGGTTCGCCGATCACCGTCAGGATGGAGGAACCGGTGACCCTTCTCGCTGCATTCGCCTACGTCGCCATCGGCACCGGTGCCGTCGCGACCGTCTCGCTGTTCCTGTTCGTCGGCCGGTCCCTGTTGTCGCCGGGGATCGTCGGTAGCGGGTACCTCGCCGTCGTCTACGCCGGGTTTCTCGGCGCTGGTGAGACGGAGTCGCTGGTAGTCCTGTTGAGCCACTGGCCGTGGGCGTTCGCCGCGGCGCTGGGGCTTGGACTCGTCGAGTACCTGATCCGTCGCGGAATCGAACGCTGGACCGGCCGGTTCGGTCCGCGACCGCTCGTCTGAGCCGGTCAGTCGCCCGCCGGCGACTCCCCGCCGAGTTCGGCGAAGCTCTCGATCCGGCGGTCGCCCAGTACGCACTGGCCCCGGCGGTGGGGATCGTGGCGCTCGACGTGGATCCCGTCGAGGCCGGCGTTCCAGGCCGCACCGATGTCGTGCGGGCCGTCGCCTGCGAGGACCCCCGCGTGACCGTTGTATCCCATACCCAGATCCTCCATCGCCAACTCGACCGGTGCGGGGTCGGGTTTCCAGCCGATGTCCTCCGTACAGCAGACCAC
This Halorientalis sp. IM1011 DNA region includes the following protein-coding sequences:
- a CDS encoding molybdopterin biosynthesis protein, with the protein product MTDRKEFRDLAPPEDAHEAIASLDLGGGTETVPLREARGRVLAERVDAELDVPGFDRASMDGYAVRARDTFGADEADPAELDLVGEVHAGAEPDVTVEEGTAAEISTGAVMPPGADSVVMVEKTDEAEGNDEVFVRTSLAPGDNVMLAGADVAAGERTLGPGTELTPREIGLLSALGIEEVPVRAKPRVGIVSTGDELVRPGGDLNSDAGQIYDVNSYTVATAVEEAGGEAVLYPHAGDDYEEMERILTEAAEECDLVLSSGSTSASAVDVIYRVIEERGDLLLHGVAVKPGKPMLIGRLDGGDSPSAYVGLPGYPVSALTIFRTFVAPAIREATGLPEPRTATVDGRMAVEERYGEGRRRLMPVGLVEDGAGPEGQRAGGGNAAGARGDTLVYPVDKGSGATTSLVEADGIVDVPPETEYLAAGESVEVQLFSPDVRPPSLYAVGEDDPALSRLLDRLDRPRYLSLGTREGLRRLRNGVPDAAVAAGDPEIAADHEVLGGWTREWGLVVPEGNPNDVSDVAALVDRDLRLINRGTDSGLRTALDDAVAALAEERDASRRELTDAIDGYELTVKAHESPARKVLAGEADAGLGLRATAAKLDLGFVSLGEQDVRVLANPDRTGKAGVEGLRTAVENVESVLADLPGYRPA
- a CDS encoding AarF/ABC1/UbiB kinase family protein translates to MNLRAYRRFVTVARQFLPLLLAYARDRNRFLLFGSSRQVSAEQRRERAAALLDSLLTLGPTFIKLGQLLSTRPDVLPPEYIDEFTKLQDEVPPAPWAEAKQVLEGELGPVEENFENFDTESISGASLGQVYYAETENGPVAVKVRRPGVEDLVEADLRVIRWSLPIIMRFVDETRSFSLETLADEFAKTIRQEMDYGRERRMLEEISENFADDRRVRIPDVDRSRSTGRVLTMEYVEGTKISNIRELDDLGVDRTAVAETLQRVYLQMIVEDGVFHADPHPGNLAVQDDGTLVFYDFGMSGYVDAFIQEKIVDFYMAVAEQDTDAILDTLIEMGTLKPDADREVMGEVMELAIADARGEDIEQYRVQQIVQQVEDTIYEFPLRLPANLALVLRVATVVEGVCVTLDPDFDFIAVATDYLGDQGYVEAGVRQFVTDRADEVQQAAQSAIRTPPKLERTLDRIDRDDLRVNADIEDSDGLLATLARRLVYGMALSAGIVSTAVLYAFSTVEAAGVAGGATVLVAGLLYWSFRSKRGIRAQPQFTRQSMRERQEGLGDEGSAVGEIGLGAGFGPDGEEGDEGSGDADEDADRSDATPVAVEDGSGDEGGTDIDVTAGDSEDVES
- a CDS encoding Hsp20/alpha crystallin family protein, with product MSALRDALRDLPETVFADLLESEDAYLLVIDLPGATAETVDVQVTAGRLEIEARREKDLPTEFRYVEEERALFLDAELPLPPDATGADAEGTVDRGVLELRLPKAGAQPETSIPIEDAEA
- the glp gene encoding gephyrin-like molybdotransferase Glp — translated: MTDPRESGFKDVTPLADARERLREAVSPHDRTETVPLSTAAGRTVAESVAARRAVPHYDRAAMDGFAVRAEDTFGAGDRSPAVLRLGGHAEDGDEVGPDEAVRVHTGSELPPGADAVVMVEQIDTVAEDVEIFDAVAEGENVAPAGEDVESGRSLYDPGHQLRPSDIGLLKSTGVTEIECYQPPTVGVVPTGEELVQTDPDPGEIVETNGLTVAQYVERWGGVPEYRTVVTDDEHALRAAIQRDLTKDVIVTTGGSSVGERDLLPSVVDDLGEVLVHGIGVKPGHPAGFGVVEDTPVIMLPGYPVACIVNAVQLLRPAVKWAGHMPLEPHPETEAVLDRKIASEPGVRTFARVELDRDGRGIDESEDPPRATPTRASGAGVLSSVALADGWVVVPEEREGIPEGERVAVQDWEWYP